One window from the genome of Canis lupus dingo isolate Sandy chromosome 15, ASM325472v2, whole genome shotgun sequence encodes:
- the LOC112642211 gene encoding accumulation-associated protein-like, with translation MAQAEQVPPPGAHLHVRPGGKDEGKDGSGGALRLGLDGRGPWRPPRPPRPGRPRDPRHPRDPETPETSETPETLGDLGAPETSGDPGDLGRTPRPWETPRPRRPRETPETPEIPETSETPTSETPETPETPETPETPRLRRPRDSRNLGRPRDLGTLETSGDPRDPGDPGRLTGPRKPRDPGDPRDPGTLETPETPGDP, from the exons ATGGCCCAGGCGGAACAA GTTCCCCCGCCTGGTGCCCATTTGCACGTCCGGCCCGGCGGTAAAGACGAGGGTAAAGACGGCTCTGGGGGCGCCCTGCGGCTCGGGCTGGACGGCCGGGGACCCTGGAGACCCCCGAGACCCCCGAGACCCGGGAGACCCCGGGACCCCCGACACCCTCGAGACCCCGAGACCCCCGAGACCTCGGAGACTCCCGAGACCTTGGGAGACCTCGGGGCCCCGGAGACCTCGGGAGACCCCGGAGACCTCGGGAGAACCCCGAGACCTTGGGAGACCCCGAGACCCCGGAGACCTCGGGAGACCCCCGAGACCCCGGAGATCCCCGAGACCTCGGAGACCCCGACTTCCGAGACCCCGGAGACCCCCGAGACCCCGGAGACCCCTGAGACCCCGAGACTCCGGAGACCCCGAGACTCCCGAAACCTCGGGAGACCCCGAGACCTCGGGACCCTGGAGACCTCGGGAGACCCCCGAGACCCCGGAGACCCTGGGAGACTTACGGGACCCCGGAAACCCCGGGACCCCGGAGACCCCCGAGACCCCGGGACCCTGGAGACCCCCGAGACCCCGGGAGACCCCTGA